Proteins from a genomic interval of Ktedonobacteraceae bacterium:
- the rsmH gene encoding 16S rRNA (cytosine(1402)-N(4))-methyltransferase RsmH: METQKLGHVPVMLEEVLQLLSPTPGTDFIDCTLGGGGHTEAILKLTAPDGRVLGIDKDARALARVEDRLSEQVNNGRLVLVHGNYAELARFAREAGFVSPKGVLLDLGFSSYQMDDPARGFSFSANGPLDMRLDQSQELTAADIVNNASEQELADIFWRYGEETRARPIAWRITRERAKGPITTTAQLARLVLIGAPYKPGMIHPATRVFQALRIAVNSELENLEKALPQILDVLSVGREDRESGGKVGGRMVVISFHSLEDRRVKEFMRREAKDCICPPDLPVCMCGHKARLRILTTKPLTPTQQEIVANPRARSAKLRAAEAIIGS; encoded by the coding sequence ATGGAAACACAAAAACTCGGTCATGTACCGGTCATGCTGGAAGAGGTGCTGCAACTGCTCTCACCCACACCCGGTACAGATTTTATCGATTGTACGTTAGGAGGAGGAGGCCATACCGAAGCAATTCTGAAGCTGACTGCGCCGGACGGAAGAGTCCTGGGTATCGACAAAGATGCCAGAGCCCTGGCAAGGGTAGAGGATCGACTTTCCGAGCAGGTGAACAATGGGCGATTGGTGCTGGTGCATGGGAATTACGCTGAACTGGCCCGTTTTGCGCGCGAGGCCGGTTTTGTATCGCCAAAAGGCGTCTTACTCGACCTGGGGTTCTCATCGTACCAGATGGATGATCCGGCACGCGGATTTTCTTTCAGCGCGAATGGCCCGCTGGACATGCGGCTGGACCAGTCACAGGAATTGACCGCCGCTGACATCGTCAACAATGCCAGCGAGCAGGAACTGGCCGATATCTTCTGGCGCTACGGCGAAGAAACACGGGCGCGTCCGATTGCCTGGCGCATTACACGCGAGCGGGCAAAAGGGCCGATTACCACGACGGCGCAACTCGCCAGGCTGGTGTTGATCGGCGCCCCGTATAAGCCGGGGATGATTCACCCGGCTACGCGAGTGTTTCAGGCGCTGCGCATCGCCGTCAATTCAGAACTGGAGAACCTGGAAAAGGCGCTCCCTCAAATACTGGATGTGTTAAGTGTGGGGAGGGAGGATAGAGAAAGTGGTGGAAAGGTTGGAGGAAGAATGGTAGTGATCTCTTTTCATTCGTTAGAGGACCGGCGGGTCAAAGAGTTTATGCGGCGCGAGGCAAAAGATTGTATTTGCCCACCCGACCTGCCTGTCTGTATGTGCGGGCACAAGGCGCGTTTGCGCATTCTGACAACGAAGCCCTTGACCCCAACTCAACAGGAGATTGTGGCTAACCCCCGCGCTCGCAGCGCCAAACTGCGGGCCGCTGAAGCTATTATTGGCTCGTAG
- a CDS encoding penicillin-binding protein 2, translating to MSAEMRRARNRQMLIFLLVCVGMLILLGRLFYWQILESHSGYNLAELANEEHTQNQILNAPRGLIFDSQGRILATNVVRDDVYVEPIQFSIDHPDNTQSDLEALINSLHQVLPNVSMQKLQQAFSSDLPTVRIAVRIDPQQSQQLRALQLPDVFLQPRTWRIYPAGELAAQILGYVTQNDGDNVGVYGIEGQYNSLLAGKPGSFTAETDLQGNPLVVGADNEQPPVSGANITLTIDSAVEYMVQNALANAVQKLQAESGSVVVIDARTGAVVAMAGVGTFDPNNYGKYANQVGCLNSEQVYFNPVLYCAYEPGSTMKAVTMAAALDQGLITPDTTLDDQGCLSFSDGTPTVCNWEYLAYGTETMTQVLEHSANVGAAYVAHNILGPSRYYPYLARFGFGQATGIDGPEATGYYRKPGDPNWTESDLTRQAFGQSILATPLQMAMAYEAIANGGVMMRPYLVASINNNGHIVATQPQVERRVISEKTAQTLTGMLEDSALYGFAQPAQVPGYTIAAKTGTATTQGISADQTEASLAGFIPATNPRFVILVKLDRPQKAIYGSTAAAPLWGIIAQQLMEYYSVPPDALK from the coding sequence ATGAGTGCTGAAATGCGCCGGGCGCGAAATCGACAAATGCTCATTTTCTTACTGGTCTGTGTTGGCATGTTGATACTTTTAGGCAGGCTCTTTTACTGGCAGATACTCGAATCACATAGCGGATACAACCTGGCGGAGCTTGCCAACGAGGAGCACACTCAAAATCAAATACTAAACGCGCCGCGCGGCCTCATCTTTGACAGCCAGGGCCGTATCCTGGCAACGAATGTCGTGCGTGACGATGTGTACGTCGAGCCGATTCAATTCTCGATAGACCATCCCGATAACACGCAGAGCGACCTGGAGGCCTTGATCAACTCACTGCACCAGGTGTTGCCGAATGTTTCCATGCAGAAGCTGCAACAGGCGTTCAGCAGTGATTTGCCTACAGTGAGAATCGCGGTACGCATTGACCCGCAGCAAAGCCAGCAATTGCGAGCGCTGCAACTACCGGATGTGTTCCTGCAGCCGCGTACCTGGCGCATCTATCCGGCAGGAGAGCTGGCCGCCCAGATTCTGGGCTATGTCACACAGAACGACGGCGATAATGTGGGTGTGTATGGTATCGAGGGCCAGTACAACTCGCTGCTGGCTGGAAAGCCGGGCAGCTTCACCGCCGAAACCGACCTGCAAGGCAATCCGCTGGTGGTAGGGGCCGATAATGAGCAACCGCCGGTGAGCGGGGCAAATATCACGCTCACTATCGATAGCGCAGTCGAGTACATGGTACAGAACGCGCTGGCAAATGCCGTGCAAAAATTGCAGGCGGAAAGCGGCAGCGTCGTCGTCATCGATGCGCGCACGGGCGCGGTCGTCGCCATGGCCGGGGTAGGAACCTTCGATCCTAACAACTATGGCAAATACGCGAACCAGGTGGGTTGCCTGAATAGCGAACAGGTCTACTTCAATCCGGTTCTGTATTGCGCCTACGAGCCTGGCTCTACGATGAAGGCTGTTACGATGGCTGCCGCGCTCGACCAGGGGCTGATTACGCCGGATACGACCCTGGATGACCAGGGATGCCTGTCCTTCAGCGACGGGACGCCCACAGTCTGCAACTGGGAATATCTGGCTTATGGCACCGAGACAATGACCCAGGTGCTGGAACACTCGGCCAATGTAGGCGCGGCCTATGTCGCGCACAACATCCTTGGGCCATCGCGGTATTATCCGTACCTGGCACGCTTCGGCTTCGGGCAGGCGACGGGTATCGATGGACCGGAGGCCACGGGCTATTATCGCAAGCCCGGCGACCCGAACTGGACGGAAAGCGATCTGACCCGCCAGGCGTTCGGACAGAGTATCCTGGCAACGCCTTTGCAAATGGCAATGGCCTATGAAGCAATCGCGAATGGAGGCGTGATGATGCGCCCATACCTGGTGGCATCGATCAATAACAATGGTCATATTGTTGCGACGCAGCCACAGGTAGAACGGCGCGTGATTAGCGAAAAAACGGCCCAGACCTTGACGGGCATGCTGGAAGATTCGGCTTTATACGGTTTCGCCCAGCCTGCGCAGGTTCCCGGCTATACTATCGCGGCCAAGACGGGCACGGCGACAACGCAGGGTATCTCGGCTGACCAGACCGAGGCTTCGCTGGCAGGATTTATTCCTGCAACGAACCCGCGCTTCGTCATCTTAGTCAAGCTGGACAGGCCGCAAAAGGCAATCTACGGCAGTACGGCGGCGGCACCCCTCTGGGGTATCATCGCGCAGCAGTTGATGGAGTATTATTCCGTCCCGCCGGACGCGCTAAAATAA
- the ftsW gene encoding putative lipid II flippase FtsW, which translates to MTRQTGRGQLNKRQAERGEERRASAAGKRGTRQAATRVRPYDMRSPALESVERRKESLLAESRRRPAQSGGTRRNVRFAAEESLSRPAIALPRKRLPGRRAGLGERLSSIRAQFASSAVESVVSKNADAHWSEPRWGYRPTTPSRAENQDAKSNGPLISEEEQRKLDALEMQLPRVAGKIDSWLLISVLALLCIGVVMVYSASSYIAASQQGDASYYFQRELIWLVLGVVAMLITMRVDYRFWRRISLIGMVIILPLLVIVLKFGITAYGASRWLALGSFFTFQPSELTKLVLALYIADWLARKGNQVSSFLYGLAPFIILVGIVLGLVLLENDLGTAIIIAAFATAMFFTAGANIIQFLLAMACGGLIFLREAFNGYRYYRITGFLHPFQNVTGINLQLYQALLAFGSGGWFGLGLGASRQKTGYLPFPYTDSIFPIIGEELGFIGCTVIVVLFMVLAFRGFRLARRSPDIYGSLLATGITTWLIVQAMINIGANTGTIPYTGVPLPFISFGGSSLVVSLAAIGVLLNISRYIREPEDPVLSRQTLTFRKRRAGKQYVTPA; encoded by the coding sequence ATGACTCGTCAAACCGGCAGAGGACAATTGAATAAGAGGCAGGCTGAGCGGGGAGAGGAACGCCGGGCGAGTGCAGCAGGCAAGAGGGGTACGCGGCAGGCGGCCACGAGGGTACGCCCCTATGACATGCGTTCACCAGCATTGGAGTCTGTGGAACGAAGAAAGGAAAGCCTGCTCGCTGAGTCGAGGCGGAGACCCGCGCAAAGCGGCGGCACGCGGCGGAATGTACGCTTTGCCGCCGAAGAGAGCCTGTCACGCCCCGCTATTGCGCTGCCGCGCAAACGCCTACCGGGCAGGCGCGCCGGGTTGGGCGAGCGTTTATCATCCATCCGGGCACAGTTCGCTTCATCCGCGGTGGAGAGCGTGGTTAGCAAAAACGCGGACGCTCATTGGAGCGAACCGCGCTGGGGATACCGGCCCACTACCCCTTCGCGAGCAGAGAATCAGGATGCTAAGAGCAACGGCCCGCTGATCAGCGAGGAGGAACAGAGAAAACTTGACGCGCTGGAAATGCAGCTGCCGCGAGTTGCGGGAAAGATTGATTCGTGGTTGCTGATTAGCGTACTGGCGCTGCTGTGTATTGGCGTTGTGATGGTGTACAGCGCAAGCTCGTATATCGCTGCAAGCCAGCAGGGAGATGCATCTTACTACTTCCAGCGCGAACTGATATGGCTGGTGCTGGGAGTCGTGGCCATGCTTATAACGATGCGCGTGGACTACCGGTTCTGGCGGCGCATCTCGCTGATAGGAATGGTGATCATCCTGCCGTTGCTGGTGATCGTGCTGAAATTCGGCATCACGGCGTATGGTGCTTCGCGCTGGCTGGCGCTCGGTTCTTTCTTCACCTTCCAGCCGAGCGAATTGACCAAGCTGGTGCTGGCGTTGTACATCGCCGATTGGCTGGCGCGGAAAGGAAACCAGGTCAGCTCGTTTCTGTATGGCCTGGCGCCTTTCATTATCCTGGTCGGCATCGTGCTGGGGCTGGTCTTGCTGGAAAACGATCTGGGCACCGCCATCATCATTGCCGCCTTCGCGACGGCCATGTTCTTTACGGCGGGCGCCAATATCATCCAGTTTTTGCTGGCGATGGCCTGCGGTGGATTGATTTTTTTGAGGGAAGCTTTCAACGGTTATCGTTATTACCGTATAACAGGTTTTTTGCATCCGTTTCAGAATGTTACGGGCATCAACCTGCAACTCTACCAGGCGCTTTTAGCCTTTGGTTCGGGGGGATGGTTCGGCCTGGGATTGGGAGCCAGCCGTCAAAAGACAGGCTACCTGCCCTTTCCCTATACCGATTCGATCTTTCCGATCATCGGAGAAGAACTGGGCTTTATCGGCTGTACGGTCATCGTCGTGCTGTTCATGGTGCTGGCATTTCGCGGGTTCCGCCTGGCGAGGCGCTCGCCGGACATCTACGGCTCGCTGCTGGCGACTGGTATCACGACCTGGCTAATCGTGCAGGCGATGATCAATATCGGCGCGAATACGGGCACGATCCCCTACACGGGGGTGCCGCTGCCGTTTATCAGTTTCGGTGGCTCATCGCTGGTCGTTTCGCTGGCGGCCATCGGCGTGCTGCTGAATATCTCGCGCTACATACGCGAACCGGAGGACCCGGTGCTTTCACGCCAGACGCTCACGTTTCGCAAAAGGCGCGCGGGGAAGCAATATGTAACACCGGCTTAA
- the murG gene encoding undecaprenyldiphospho-muramoylpentapeptide beta-N-acetylglucosaminyltransferase, whose translation MRVLVSGGGTGGHIYPALAVATQLRTEYDAEILFLGSDDGLETELVPAAGFRLATVRAGKLRRYISPETVTGVLRVPLGMVQAINIVRAFRPQVAFTSGGYVAVPAGLAARLNGVPLLMHQQDVPPNLSNRLVAPLATRISVAFADSLAYFPARKSVQLGNPIRQAMLDARQVTPQEARAGLGFAKDAPLLLVTGGSQGARHLNQVVCQALPELLACCQVLQISGKELYNETQAWSEGMLANVDEATRKRYRLVAYLSAEMPMALQAADLVLCRSGASTLSELAVLGKPSILVPLPPAIGSSPQEANAAMFARKQAAEVIKDNDLKPGILVERVNYTITSITLLESMASAARAFARPQATQEIAAEIVKIAKVK comes from the coding sequence ATGCGAGTGCTTGTATCAGGCGGAGGTACCGGCGGGCACATTTACCCGGCTCTGGCGGTAGCGACGCAGTTACGGACGGAGTATGATGCCGAGATACTGTTTCTCGGCAGCGATGACGGATTGGAGACAGAACTGGTGCCTGCGGCAGGATTTCGCTTAGCCACGGTGCGGGCCGGCAAATTGCGGCGCTACATCTCGCCTGAGACTGTGACAGGCGTGTTGCGCGTGCCGCTGGGCATGGTACAGGCGATCAACATCGTGCGGGCATTCCGGCCACAGGTAGCGTTTACCAGCGGAGGGTATGTAGCGGTTCCCGCAGGGCTGGCCGCCCGCCTGAACGGCGTACCGCTGCTGATGCACCAGCAGGATGTGCCGCCCAACCTGTCGAATCGCCTGGTAGCGCCGCTGGCGACACGCATCTCGGTTGCATTTGCCGATTCGCTGGCCTATTTTCCGGCCCGCAAAAGCGTACAGCTGGGCAACCCGATACGCCAGGCAATGCTGGATGCGCGCCAGGTAACGCCGCAGGAGGCACGGGCCGGACTAGGATTCGCGAAGGATGCGCCTTTGCTGCTCGTTACCGGGGGCAGCCAGGGAGCAAGGCACCTGAACCAGGTCGTATGCCAGGCATTGCCGGAATTGCTGGCCTGCTGCCAGGTCTTACAGATCAGCGGCAAGGAGTTATACAACGAGACGCAGGCATGGTCTGAAGGAATGCTGGCGAATGTGGATGAAGCGACCAGGAAGCGCTATCGCCTGGTCGCCTATCTCAGCGCCGAAATGCCAATGGCATTGCAGGCAGCAGACCTGGTGTTGTGTCGTTCCGGCGCATCCACCTTGAGCGAACTGGCGGTATTAGGCAAGCCGAGCATCCTGGTTCCGCTGCCGCCCGCTATTGGCAGTTCGCCGCAAGAGGCAAACGCGGCCATGTTTGCTCGCAAGCAGGCAGCCGAGGTGATTAAGGATAACGATTTGAAACCAGGAATACTTGTAGAGCGTGTAAATTATACTATCACATCTATTACACTTCTAGAATCAATGGCGAGTGCGGCGCGAGCTTTTGCCAGGCCACAGGCGACGCAGGAGATCGCGGCGGAAATAGTAAAGATTGCTAAAGTAAAATAA
- the murC gene encoding UDP-N-acetylmuramate--L-alanine ligase: MSASTKYEQLNKARLHFMGIGGSGISAVAQMAMLGGATVTGCDQSESSTTHLLERLGVPVQIGHSPEHLAGADALIYVPAVAALNPDNPELVAAKASGMPVMTWQEMLGRWLEGKCLLSVSGVHGKGTTTALLALMLVDAGLDPWCEIGAVVPRFGANYRLGKSQYFVNEADEFNNNFWHYHPRLAVVTSIEFEHPEFFANYEEYLAAFEHFVRGMDMQGDWPFPPTLVVNSDSPGCLELLERVAGWPGRIITYAIEGKADFIAYDLKLDGETSFRVRTADGSFDEIHAIHLQLPGAHNIQNALAALAAARAIDLDTKVIVRTLEDFGGIRRRFEIRHQGPLSLNGEPRDIVLVDDYAHHPTAIAATLEAARRRYPARRLVAVYQPHMYSRTKTFFEQFLTAFDSADVVVLADIYPGREHDTGLIHTRALVEAMAQSPRYARGGKSVIYAGNVPETATALRHILRSGDLVIIMGAGDIYRASEMLLQDRQSQENEAL, encoded by the coding sequence ATGAGCGCATCGACGAAGTATGAACAACTGAATAAAGCGCGCTTGCATTTCATGGGCATTGGCGGCTCAGGTATCTCGGCAGTAGCTCAGATGGCAATGCTGGGCGGGGCAACCGTGACGGGTTGCGATCAGTCGGAGTCGTCGACGACGCATTTGCTGGAACGGCTCGGTGTGCCGGTACAGATTGGGCATAGCCCCGAGCACCTGGCCGGAGCCGACGCCTTGATCTACGTACCGGCGGTGGCCGCGCTGAATCCCGATAACCCGGAACTGGTCGCGGCCAAAGCCAGCGGCATGCCTGTGATGACATGGCAGGAGATGCTGGGCAGGTGGCTGGAGGGCAAGTGCCTGCTCTCGGTGAGCGGCGTGCATGGCAAGGGCACGACCACAGCTCTGCTGGCGCTGATGCTGGTCGATGCGGGGCTTGATCCGTGGTGTGAAATCGGAGCCGTTGTGCCGCGTTTCGGCGCCAACTACCGTTTGGGCAAGAGCCAGTACTTTGTCAACGAGGCCGACGAGTTCAATAACAATTTCTGGCACTACCACCCGCGCCTGGCCGTCGTGACTTCAATTGAATTTGAGCACCCGGAGTTCTTCGCGAACTACGAAGAGTACCTGGCGGCTTTCGAGCATTTTGTACGCGGCATGGATATGCAGGGAGACTGGCCTTTCCCGCCAACGCTGGTTGTGAACAGCGACAGTCCTGGCTGCCTGGAACTGCTTGAGCGCGTCGCGGGCTGGCCGGGGCGCATCATCACATACGCGATTGAGGGAAAAGCGGACTTTATCGCCTATGATCTAAAGCTGGATGGAGAAACAAGCTTCCGCGTGCGGACCGCGGATGGCTCATTTGATGAAATACATGCTATTCATTTACAACTGCCGGGAGCGCACAACATCCAGAACGCGCTGGCAGCACTGGCTGCGGCGAGAGCTATCGACCTGGATACGAAGGTCATCGTGAGGACGCTGGAAGATTTTGGCGGTATCCGCCGGCGCTTTGAGATTCGCCACCAGGGGCCGCTGTCGCTCAATGGAGAGCCGCGGGATATTGTGCTGGTCGATGACTACGCGCATCATCCTACGGCAATCGCGGCAACCCTGGAGGCCGCGCGCCGGCGCTATCCCGCGCGGCGATTGGTCGCGGTCTACCAGCCGCATATGTACAGCCGGACGAAGACCTTTTTCGAGCAGTTTTTGACGGCATTTGATAGCGCGGATGTCGTCGTACTCGCCGATATCTATCCGGGGCGCGAACACGATACCGGCCTGATACATACACGCGCCCTGGTCGAGGCGATGGCGCAATCGCCACGTTACGCCCGGGGTGGAAAATCGGTTATCTACGCGGGCAACGTGCCGGAAACCGCTACGGCACTACGCCATATCCTGCGCAGTGGCGACCTGGTCATTATCATGGGAGCTGGCGATATTTATCGCGCCAGCGAGATGCTCTTGCAGGATAGGCAGTCCCAGGAGAACGAGGCCTTATGA
- the murB gene encoding UDP-N-acetylmuramate dehydrogenase: MTFEIDTTYEQLRPYFQGRIRRNEPLSRHGTFGVGGPADIWISLETAKEVIDLVRLCMQDRWPLLLVGNGTNTLYADAGARGIVGRIALNNYEIEDHGNGTALLRAGAGVSWPRLLNELANLGWGGLEFGPGIPGTLGGGIISNAGAHNSEIGEVLEWVEVLDARRGSESEDGITVPNLRRYTRDELDLSYRHSRFRSERRVQFDEQGYPVVAPAGLIEPAEIILQVAVRLHRDNPEKLKVLIEQYKQHRKMTQPPQQSAGSVFKNPPGDFAGRLIEQAGLKGRVHGKAQISERHANFIVNLGGASAADVVALIVEARNRVRALFGVELELEVELRGEWGKS; this comes from the coding sequence ATGACGTTCGAGATCGATACAACCTATGAGCAGCTGCGCCCCTACTTCCAGGGACGCATACGGCGCAATGAGCCGCTGTCGCGTCATGGCACCTTCGGTGTTGGCGGTCCGGCGGACATCTGGATTTCGCTCGAGACGGCAAAGGAAGTTATCGACCTGGTGCGCCTGTGCATGCAGGATCGCTGGCCGCTGTTGCTGGTTGGGAACGGCACCAATACGCTGTACGCCGACGCGGGGGCGCGCGGCATTGTCGGGCGCATTGCTCTGAACAACTACGAGATCGAAGACCATGGCAATGGAACGGCGCTGCTGCGGGCGGGCGCGGGCGTAAGCTGGCCGCGTTTGCTGAACGAGCTGGCCAACCTTGGTTGGGGCGGACTGGAATTTGGGCCGGGGATACCTGGCACGCTTGGTGGGGGCATTATCTCTAACGCGGGGGCCCACAACAGCGAGATCGGTGAGGTACTGGAATGGGTAGAGGTACTGGATGCGCGGCGCGGCTCCGAGTCAGAGGATGGGATTACAGTACCCAACCTGCGGCGTTATACGCGTGATGAATTGGACTTGAGCTACCGGCATAGTCGTTTTCGCTCAGAGCGGCGCGTCCAGTTCGATGAGCAGGGCTACCCCGTTGTGGCGCCTGCCGGACTGATTGAACCCGCCGAGATCATTTTGCAGGTGGCTGTGCGGCTGCATCGAGACAATCCTGAGAAACTGAAAGTACTCATAGAACAATACAAACAACATCGTAAGATGACGCAGCCGCCGCAGCAGAGCGCTGGCTCAGTCTTCAAGAACCCGCCGGGTGATTTCGCGGGTCGCCTGATTGAGCAGGCTGGTTTAAAGGGCCGCGTTCATGGCAAAGCGCAAATTTCTGAGCGCCATGCCAACTTTATCGTCAATCTAGGAGGAGCCAGCGCCGCCGATGTGGTCGCGCTGATAGTCGAGGCTCGCAATCGGGTGCGCGCACTGTTTGGAGTAGAGCTGGAGCTGGAAGTCGAGCTGCGCGGAGAATGGGGAAAATCATGA
- a CDS encoding FtsQ-type POTRA domain-containing protein, translating into MTEYKRPKEQIAHRYRYHQPTGEGMASRPVNRGRRATVSSPDTHARRRVVRNPDHIMQPPTWAERRARQHRPTAESYTGTRFARRSLAMTGEPAPTGRVRVAKPLPRMRAGSHIPRRSGQHQARRGGLWKRILGMLGLAIVGILGVSFALTSPTFQIQRVDVEGTQNHLLAQSIQQMGEQNQNIFLLDTQALTNRIDALPVVASTNVARQLPNHLTITVVERIPVLLWQTKQGTYSVDKSGVVIAPASGTAGAAHLPTVVDMRTGTAIQQVHPGARLNAMDIAFAAQIFAQLPQMIGGSNFTLRYNGAGSGGEGENGSFVVASSNGWLAYLGGADDTNPLNNRLIELQHILNLAQQQQLRLATVDLRFGLRPVYTLQSSS; encoded by the coding sequence ATGACTGAGTATAAACGGCCAAAGGAACAGATCGCCCATCGCTATCGCTATCACCAGCCAACGGGCGAGGGCATGGCAAGCAGGCCGGTAAATAGAGGCCGGAGAGCGACGGTATCGTCGCCGGATACACATGCGCGCAGGCGTGTGGTCAGGAATCCCGACCACATCATGCAGCCGCCGACATGGGCCGAGAGGCGAGCGCGGCAGCATCGTCCAACGGCGGAATCATATACTGGAACGCGGTTCGCGCGGCGCAGCCTGGCTATGACAGGCGAACCCGCTCCCACCGGACGCGTGCGCGTTGCGAAGCCACTGCCGCGCATGCGAGCCGGCTCGCACATTCCGAGGCGCAGCGGGCAGCACCAGGCGCGTCGTGGAGGCTTGTGGAAGCGCATATTGGGAATGCTGGGTCTGGCTATTGTGGGTATACTTGGCGTCAGTTTTGCGCTCACCAGTCCAACCTTTCAAATACAGCGGGTTGATGTCGAGGGGACGCAAAATCACTTGCTGGCGCAAAGTATCCAGCAGATGGGCGAGCAGAACCAGAACATCTTTCTTCTCGATACACAGGCACTGACGAATCGTATCGATGCATTGCCGGTGGTGGCTTCTACCAATGTCGCCAGGCAGTTGCCCAACCACCTGACGATAACAGTTGTGGAGCGGATCCCTGTATTGCTCTGGCAGACAAAACAGGGCACATACAGTGTAGATAAAAGTGGGGTGGTCATCGCTCCCGCGAGTGGAACAGCGGGAGCAGCCCATTTACCAACCGTTGTAGACATGCGAACCGGAACCGCGATTCAGCAGGTACATCCAGGCGCCCGGCTGAATGCGATGGATATCGCATTTGCGGCGCAAATATTCGCGCAATTGCCGCAAATGATAGGCGGTTCCAACTTCACGCTGCGCTACAACGGGGCGGGGAGCGGTGGTGAGGGGGAAAATGGGTCGTTCGTGGTCGCGAGTTCAAATGGCTGGTTAGCCTATCTGGGCGGGGCGGATGATACGAATCCATTAAATAACCGGCTGATTGAACTCCAGCACATTCTGAACCTGGCGCAACAGCAACAGCTACGCCTGGCAACTGTTGACCTGCGCTTTGGATTACGCCCTGTCTATACATTACAATCGTCGTCGTAG
- the ftsA gene encoding cell division protein FtsA has translation MQERVIVGIDVGTTKICVLVGELDRDGKLNIVGVGTCPSQGLRRGVVVNIEETVTSIAAALDRAERLSGKTITTAYVGIAGSHIESENSKGFVAISPSHRDIVHNDISRAIEVARAIPIPANREVIHVIPRGYVVDGQEGIKNPIGMSGFRLEVETHIITGAVSSIHNLIKCVHKARVEIEDLVLEPLASSEAVLGDGETDLGVALVDIGGGTTDVAVFTDGAIWQTVVLPIGGNLITSDIAIGLRLPFGVAEELKVTYGHCDPSTIADDDMIDLSQYMPDCNDLVPRKLLAEIIAARVEELFEMVHEEIKKSGYDGLLPAGLVVTGGTAELPGILDVAGQILDLPARIGTPLGLHGLADSISRPAYATSVGLLLWGLRHTSFLTEEEELAEIDQGTMLARLGRWLRAFIP, from the coding sequence GTGCAAGAGCGGGTGATCGTCGGTATCGACGTAGGAACAACAAAAATCTGTGTCCTCGTTGGCGAGTTGGACCGCGACGGGAAGCTGAATATTGTTGGCGTTGGCACCTGCCCTTCACAGGGTTTGCGCCGTGGGGTGGTAGTGAACATCGAAGAAACGGTCACTTCCATTGCAGCGGCGCTGGATCGTGCAGAACGCCTTTCAGGGAAAACTATTACCACTGCTTACGTGGGAATAGCCGGCAGCCATATCGAGTCTGAAAATAGCAAGGGCTTTGTCGCCATCTCGCCAAGTCATCGCGACATCGTGCATAACGACATTAGCCGCGCTATCGAGGTCGCGCGCGCAATTCCCATTCCCGCGAATCGCGAGGTTATTCATGTGATTCCTCGCGGCTATGTTGTAGATGGTCAGGAGGGCATCAAGAACCCTATTGGCATGTCCGGTTTCCGCCTGGAAGTGGAGACGCACATCATTACGGGCGCGGTGTCATCTATTCACAATTTAATTAAGTGCGTGCATAAGGCGCGGGTAGAGATCGAGGACCTTGTTTTGGAGCCGCTGGCTTCCAGCGAGGCAGTGCTGGGGGACGGCGAAACCGATCTCGGTGTCGCGCTGGTCGATATCGGCGGTGGTACGACCGATGTCGCGGTTTTCACCGATGGAGCTATCTGGCAGACGGTGGTGCTGCCAATCGGCGGGAACCTGATCACCAGCGATATCGCCATTGGACTGCGCCTGCCTTTCGGCGTCGCCGAGGAACTCAAGGTAACCTATGGTCACTGCGACCCCTCGACCATCGCCGATGATGATATGATCGACCTCTCGCAGTATATGCCTGATTGTAACGACCTGGTACCGCGCAAGCTGCTCGCCGAGATCATCGCGGCGCGGGTAGAAGAGTTGTTCGAGATGGTGCATGAGGAGATCAAGAAGTCCGGCTATGACGGGCTACTGCCGGCAGGACTGGTCGTGACCGGTGGAACGGCGGAACTACCCGGCATCCTGGACGTAGCGGGCCAGATTCTGGACCTGCCGGCGCGAATCGGCACGCCATTGGGATTGCACGGGCTTGCCGATTCGATCAGTCGCCCGGCTTATGCCACTTCGGTTGGATTGTTGTTGTGGGGATTGCGCCACACCTCATTCCTGACCGAGGAGGAAGAGCTGGCAGAAATTGACCAGGGAACTATGCTTGCTCGCTTAGGCCGCTGGCTGCGAGCGTTTATACCTTGA